The following are encoded in a window of Arthrobacter antioxidans genomic DNA:
- a CDS encoding cell division protein CrgA, with product MPESKPRKRARSAAPAVKSSQPKPNPVWYKPVMFGLMIIGLLWIITFYISESRFPVEAWGSWNILAGFGIAIVGFLMTTRWR from the coding sequence GTGCCCGAGTCGAAGCCCCGTAAGAGAGCCAGGTCCGCCGCTCCCGCCGTGAAGTCCTCGCAGCCGAAGCCGAACCCCGTCTGGTACAAACCCGTCATGTTCGGCCTCATGATCATCGGCCTGCTCTGGATCATCACGTTCTACATCTCGGAATCCCGCTTTCCCGTCGAGGCCTGGGGATCGTGGAACATCCTCGCCGGCTTCGGCATCGCGATCGTCGGGTTCCTCATGACCACACGCTGGCGGTAG